The proteins below come from a single Acaryochloris sp. CCMEE 5410 genomic window:
- a CDS encoding aminotransferase class V-fold PLP-dependent enzyme produces the protein MPGLLPNIDPDGLLEYSVVYTDRSLNHMSGAFQTVMKDISQALKQVYNAKAVAIVPGGGTFAMEAVARQFATDQSCLVIRNGWFSYRWSQILEKGKIPAQLTVLKARPVDDSEHAAYAPAPIEEVVARIQSEKPDLVFAPHVETSSGMILPMDYLQAISKAVHAVGGLFVLDCIASGTIWVDMDACGVDVLISAPQKGWSSSPCSGLVMLSALGRERIESTTSSSFACDLLKWLQIMEVYEQGGHAYHATMPTDSLRVFRDVMQEAAGYGFDTVCAQQQQLGDQVRALLTGKGVKSVAAEGFQSPSVVVSYTDDPAIGQRFKALGMQIAAGVPLRCDEPENFQTFRIGLFGLDKLQNIDRTVATLADVLEQME, from the coding sequence ATGCCAGGACTACTGCCCAATATTGATCCAGACGGACTTTTGGAATATTCAGTGGTCTACACAGACCGCTCCCTCAACCATATGTCAGGGGCCTTCCAAACGGTGATGAAGGATATCTCCCAGGCCCTTAAACAGGTGTACAACGCCAAAGCCGTGGCCATCGTTCCAGGGGGTGGCACCTTTGCTATGGAAGCCGTGGCTCGACAGTTTGCCACCGACCAATCCTGCCTGGTGATTCGCAATGGCTGGTTTAGTTATCGCTGGAGTCAAATTTTAGAGAAGGGGAAGATACCGGCTCAATTAACGGTGCTCAAGGCTCGTCCCGTCGATGACAGTGAACATGCCGCCTATGCCCCGGCCCCCATTGAAGAAGTGGTTGCCAGAATCCAGTCCGAAAAACCGGACCTCGTCTTTGCGCCCCATGTGGAAACCTCCTCGGGCATGATTTTGCCCATGGACTACCTCCAGGCCATTTCCAAAGCCGTCCATGCAGTAGGTGGCTTATTCGTCTTAGATTGCATTGCCTCGGGCACCATCTGGGTGGATATGGACGCCTGTGGTGTAGATGTTTTGATCAGTGCACCTCAAAAAGGCTGGAGTAGTTCCCCCTGTAGTGGATTAGTGATGCTGAGTGCTTTAGGGCGAGAGCGGATCGAATCGACGACAAGTAGCAGCTTTGCCTGTGACCTATTGAAATGGCTGCAGATTATGGAGGTCTATGAGCAAGGTGGACATGCCTACCACGCCACCATGCCCACGGACAGCCTAAGAGTATTCCGGGATGTGATGCAGGAAGCTGCTGGATATGGATTTGATACCGTCTGTGCTCAGCAACAACAGCTCGGTGATCAGGTCAGAGCACTGCTGACCGGCAAAGGTGTTAAAAGTGTTGCAGCTGAAGGGTTTCAGTCCCCTAGCGTGGTGGTGAGCTACACAGACGATCCAGCAATTGGACAGAGATTTAAGGCTCTTGGGATGCAGATTGCGGCGGGTGTTCCGCTGCGATGTGATGAACCTGAGAATTTTCAAACCTTTCGGATTGGCCTCTTTGGCTTGGATAAACTGCAAAATATCGATCGCACCGTTGCTACCCTAGCCGATGTCTTGGAGCAGATGGAATAA
- a CDS encoding PIN domain-containing protein, whose protein sequence is MSGILVDTCVWSIALRGSSAAETSIVKQLTRLIDENQVKIIGAIRQELLSGYTDKSRYEKLRQKLKYFPNEPLVDSDYEAAAEYSNFCRSKGIQGSHTDFLICAGAIRAKFEIFTTDKDFSHYAKHLPIKLFKTS, encoded by the coding sequence ATGAGCGGCATACTGGTTGACACGTGTGTTTGGTCCATAGCTCTACGAGGTAGTTCTGCAGCCGAAACCTCAATCGTTAAGCAACTCACCCGACTGATTGATGAGAATCAAGTAAAAATCATTGGTGCCATCAGACAAGAATTGTTGTCCGGCTACACAGATAAAAGCCGATATGAAAAACTGCGCCAGAAACTAAAATATTTCCCAAACGAACCATTGGTGGACTCTGATTATGAAGCTGCTGCAGAATATTCAAATTTCTGCCGCTCAAAAGGAATTCAAGGCTCCCACACAGATTTCTTAATTTGTGCTGGTGCCATACGCGCTAAATTCGAAATTTTCACTACCGATAAAGACTTTAGTCACTACGCCAAACATTTACCAATCAAACTCTTCAAGACAAGCTAA
- a CDS encoding GIY-YIG nuclease family protein — MSEWHLYILRTRDGALYTGVTTDVARRLEEHTHSKKGAKFLRSKGPLQLVYQQPVGSRSEAQRLEYQIKQLSKQQKETFIATHSS, encoded by the coding sequence ATGTCTGAATGGCATCTCTATATCCTTCGTACCCGAGACGGGGCCTTGTATACAGGCGTGACGACAGACGTAGCGCGTCGATTGGAGGAGCATACCCACAGTAAAAAAGGGGCCAAGTTTTTGCGTTCCAAAGGCCCATTGCAGTTGGTCTATCAACAACCCGTCGGCAGTCGCTCCGAAGCTCAGCGATTGGAATACCAAATTAAACAACTGTCGAAGCAACAAAAAGAGACGTTCATCGCCACTCACAGCTCTTGA
- a CDS encoding Uma2 family endonuclease produces the protein MTTGTLSNPQKTIPLLFEGLTWREFKAVEQLLDRPGYRLSFLDGVLEIVPIPSEAHETVKERIAALLELYLLMAGVDFTPTGSMTLESETGQVKREADKSYKLTAGKLRPDLAIEVVFSSGGINKLEAYRRLNISEVWFWEDGVLEIYHLRNDGDQPEYEQIDQSEAIPGIDLALLLRCISLTNHVDAVRTWQQSIQ, from the coding sequence ATGACAACAGGAACACTGAGTAATCCCCAGAAAACAATCCCTTTACTATTTGAGGGGCTAACTTGGCGCGAGTTTAAGGCCGTAGAGCAATTACTAGATCGACCAGGATATCGACTTTCCTTTTTAGACGGTGTATTGGAGATTGTGCCGATACCAAGTGAAGCCCATGAAACGGTAAAAGAGCGCATCGCAGCCCTTTTAGAGCTTTACTTGTTGATGGCGGGGGTTGATTTTACACCCACTGGATCCATGACCCTGGAAAGCGAAACTGGCCAAGTAAAGCGCGAAGCGGATAAATCTTACAAGTTGACAGCAGGGAAATTACGTCCAGATTTAGCCATTGAAGTGGTCTTCTCCAGTGGTGGCATTAACAAATTAGAGGCTTATAGACGGCTGAACATATCAGAAGTCTGGTTTTGGGAAGATGGCGTCCTGGAAATTTACCATTTGCGGAACGATGGTGATCAGCCTGAATATGAGCAGATTGATCAAAGCGAGGCCATCCCAGGCATTGACCTAGCATTGCTATTGCGTTGTATCAGTCTTACCAATCATGTAGATGCTGTGAGAACTTGGCAGCAAAGTATTCAGTGA
- a CDS encoding dynamin family protein, whose amino-acid sequence MSTFLDLTQLSAASLAQLDQAQHSRQKATNHLEAMAETLSAAEKEGSTASGELSLVTQVETLRSVAGNLKQGIFRLVVLGDLKRGKSTLLNSLLGERLLPSDVNPCTAVLTVLKYGPQKQVTIHHLDETPPEKIALEDFKQIYTIDPEEAKALASKDQAAFPNVSHAEIEYPIPLLQQGLELIDTPGLNDTEARNQLVFNFLQDCHAVLFVMDATQPCTLDERRYLQNTLKDRGIPIFFLINAWDKVQSNLINPDDREALTAAEVRLREVFRTHLTDYCPDQYEHRVFEVSGLKALRSQLQNDPEALAHSGVPVFLDSLFDFLANDRIQAELDYALQKAQMTHKQVWAAVSRRLPLLDEDLDQLKEKLASVQTDFEQLQSIRDDFQTKIRQTRDQESQAIADSFKTYILKLETTFDEDFVAAQPDLDFLEFLDKNNRAMFYTSFKRAFERYMNDRLAAWEFIAKQDISRAFSELNEAADEYRVAYEQVVEVMNDKLLGNRFYAAGHRYNPKEVEIWTDILKDAFEAIPGNMNGAVGQFNMFWQGVMQTAVAYVLIVIALQVIGLVFSSLFLNVFAVLLVGTGVFVGQAEYVRQEFLNATRKEFAKYLPQIAEEQWQPIHQAVQRCFDTYEIEVIERINQDIASRQGELNNLIAQKESHSIQVEQESKRLQTLEKSLGEMVQKMEEDCQLKD is encoded by the coding sequence ATGAGCACTTTTCTTGATCTCACGCAGTTGTCCGCCGCGTCCTTAGCTCAGTTAGATCAAGCCCAACATTCACGCCAGAAAGCTACCAATCACCTGGAAGCCATGGCAGAGACCCTATCCGCTGCAGAAAAGGAAGGGTCTACCGCTTCGGGAGAACTCAGCCTAGTCACACAAGTGGAAACCCTTCGGAGCGTGGCAGGCAACCTGAAGCAAGGGATCTTTCGGTTGGTGGTGTTGGGCGATCTGAAGCGGGGGAAAAGTACGCTCCTCAATTCCCTATTGGGCGAGCGATTATTGCCCAGTGATGTCAACCCCTGTACGGCTGTATTGACGGTGCTCAAATATGGTCCCCAAAAGCAAGTCACTATCCACCATCTTGACGAAACGCCCCCTGAAAAAATTGCTTTAGAGGACTTTAAGCAGATTTACACCATTGATCCGGAGGAGGCTAAAGCGTTGGCCTCCAAAGACCAAGCGGCCTTTCCCAATGTCAGCCATGCCGAGATTGAATATCCTATTCCCTTGTTGCAACAAGGCCTAGAGCTGATTGATACCCCAGGATTGAATGATACGGAAGCCCGAAATCAGCTGGTCTTTAATTTTTTGCAGGACTGCCATGCCGTGCTATTTGTGATGGATGCGACCCAGCCCTGCACCTTAGATGAGCGTCGATACCTGCAAAACACCCTGAAGGATCGGGGTATCCCCATCTTTTTCTTGATTAATGCCTGGGATAAAGTTCAAAGCAATTTGATTAATCCAGATGATCGGGAGGCCCTTACCGCAGCAGAGGTTAGACTGCGAGAGGTCTTTCGCACCCATTTGACAGACTATTGCCCCGATCAATATGAACATCGAGTGTTTGAAGTCTCGGGTTTGAAGGCATTGCGATCGCAACTCCAAAACGACCCGGAAGCCCTCGCCCATTCAGGTGTGCCCGTCTTTCTAGACAGTTTGTTCGACTTTCTGGCCAACGATCGCATTCAGGCCGAACTAGACTATGCTCTCCAAAAAGCCCAGATGACCCACAAGCAGGTGTGGGCAGCCGTTTCTCGGCGGTTACCGTTACTGGATGAAGATCTGGATCAACTCAAAGAAAAGTTGGCCTCCGTCCAGACGGATTTTGAGCAACTGCAGTCCATTCGGGATGACTTTCAAACGAAAATTCGCCAAACCCGCGATCAAGAATCTCAAGCCATTGCGGATTCCTTTAAGACCTATATTCTCAAACTAGAAACTACCTTTGACGAGGATTTCGTCGCAGCCCAACCGGATTTGGATTTTCTAGAGTTTCTAGATAAAAACAATCGGGCCATGTTCTACACCTCCTTTAAGCGAGCCTTTGAACGCTATATGAATGACCGTTTGGCAGCTTGGGAATTTATCGCTAAACAGGATATTAGCCGGGCCTTTTCTGAACTCAATGAAGCGGCAGATGAATATCGAGTGGCCTATGAACAAGTGGTCGAGGTAATGAACGACAAGCTTTTGGGCAATCGCTTCTATGCAGCAGGGCATCGTTATAACCCCAAAGAAGTCGAAATTTGGACCGACATCCTCAAGGATGCGTTTGAGGCCATACCTGGCAATATGAATGGGGCGGTTGGACAATTCAATATGTTTTGGCAGGGTGTGATGCAGACAGCTGTAGCCTATGTATTGATTGTGATTGCCTTACAGGTAATCGGCTTGGTCTTTTCATCCCTCTTTTTGAATGTCTTTGCAGTGTTGTTGGTGGGAACTGGCGTTTTTGTGGGTCAAGCGGAATATGTGCGCCAAGAGTTCTTAAACGCAACCCGCAAGGAATTTGCCAAATATCTTCCCCAAATTGCCGAAGAGCAATGGCAACCCATTCATCAAGCCGTACAACGGTGCTTTGACACCTATGAAATCGAAGTGATTGAGCGGATTAATCAGGATATTGCCAGTCGGCAAGGGGAACTGAATAACCTTATCGCCCAAAAAGAATCCCATTCAATCCAGGTAGAACAAGAAAGTAAGCGACTTCAAACCTTAGAAAAGTCTCTAGGAGAGATGGTTCAGAAAATGGAAGAGGACTGTCAGCTAAAAGATTGA
- a CDS encoding type II toxin-antitoxin system VapB family antitoxin yields MATNLSIDADLLEEALRIGGFSTKKETVNQALTEFVQRRKQHEIISLFGQLPQDTDYDYKQRR; encoded by the coding sequence ATGGCTACCAACCTTTCTATCGATGCTGACTTGCTGGAAGAGGCCCTGCGAATTGGAGGATTTTCTACAAAAAAAGAGACCGTTAATCAAGCACTGACTGAGTTTGTGCAACGTCGAAAACAGCATGAAATTATCTCTCTATTTGGCCAGTTACCTCAAGATACCGATTACGACTATAAACAAAGACGATAA
- a CDS encoding type II toxin-antitoxin system HicB family antitoxin produces MKTRHLTAFLHREDDMFIAECTEVGTVDQEATIKEAFAGLKEATRLYLEEFPMLETSPRYLDL; encoded by the coding sequence ATGAAAACTCGCCATCTAACCGCTTTTCTACATAGAGAAGACGATATGTTTATCGCTGAATGCACCGAAGTAGGAACGGTGGATCAAGAGGCAACGATAAAAGAAGCATTTGCAGGCTTAAAAGAGGCTACAAGACTATATTTAGAAGAATTTCCTATGCTGGAAACATCACCTCGATACCTCGATTTGTAA
- a CDS encoding YchJ family protein translates to MLISGDRNALMPCPCGSQKLLNQCCGVYLQGSRSAPTAETLMRSRYAAYCLKNIDYLFNTEHPSHRQPNSRQLITATANHLTWLGLTVLATQAGQPEDKTGVVEFFAVYQEGNSAAQLHERSRFIRENGKWFYTDGDRLSPFQPKKNEPCWCGSGKKFKQCHRKKS, encoded by the coding sequence ATGCTGATCTCTGGTGATCGCAACGCCTTGATGCCTTGCCCCTGTGGCAGTCAAAAGTTATTAAACCAGTGCTGCGGGGTTTATCTACAAGGGTCTCGCTCTGCTCCCACTGCTGAAACACTGATGCGATCGCGTTACGCTGCCTATTGCCTCAAAAATATCGATTACCTATTCAATACCGAACATCCCAGTCACCGCCAACCCAATAGCCGACAATTGATCACTGCCACTGCCAATCATCTGACTTGGTTGGGGTTAACGGTACTCGCCACTCAAGCTGGACAACCTGAAGATAAAACTGGGGTGGTGGAGTTCTTCGCGGTGTACCAAGAAGGGAACTCTGCGGCCCAACTCCATGAGAGATCGCGTTTTATCAGAGAAAATGGCAAATGGTTTTATACCGATGGAGATAGGTTATCGCCTTTCCAACCGAAAAAGAATGAACCCTGTTGGTGTGGAAGTGGCAAAAAGTTTAAACAGTGCCACCGCAAAAAAAGCTGA
- the arfB gene encoding alternative ribosome rescue aminoacyl-tRNA hydrolase ArfB, with protein sequence MLKITQRTSIPLNEIELSSIRSQGAGGQNVNKVASAIHLRFDINASSLSPLYKERLLNLGDRRITKEGIIIIKAQQHRTQQQNREDALNRLQTLLQSVTTTPKKRKPTKRSYGAKQRRLDSKSKRGKLKKLRGNIKPSLDA encoded by the coding sequence ATGTTGAAGATTACCCAACGTACCTCTATTCCCCTCAACGAGATTGAGTTGAGTTCCATCCGTTCTCAGGGGGCTGGAGGACAAAACGTCAACAAAGTGGCCTCTGCGATCCATCTCCGATTTGATATCAACGCCTCCTCCCTATCTCCTTTGTATAAAGAGCGGCTTCTCAACCTGGGCGATAGACGTATCACCAAAGAAGGCATCATTATTATCAAAGCCCAGCAACATCGCACCCAACAGCAAAACCGGGAAGATGCCTTAAACCGCCTGCAAACGTTGTTGCAAAGCGTGACTACAACCCCCAAAAAGCGGAAACCTACCAAACGTTCCTATGGTGCCAAGCAACGGCGGCTGGATAGCAAAAGCAAACGCGGAAAATTGAAGAAGCTGAGGGGTAATATCAAACCTTCACTGGACGCTTAA